Within uncultured Methanoregula sp., the genomic segment GTTTGTCAACGGCTGGTATTATACCGGCGACAAAGTCTACTGCGACGATGACGGGTACTTCTGGTTTGTGGGCCGGGACGATGACGTGATCAAGAGCTCGGGATACCGGATCGGCCCGTTCGAGGTCGAGAGCGCCCTGATCGAGCACCCTGCCGTGCAGGAAGCCGCAGTTGTGGGATCCCCGGACCGTATCCGGGGCCTGATCGTCAAGGCATTCGTGGTGCTCAACAGCGGGGCCGAACCATCAGAGTCCCTGGTCAGGGAGCTCAAGACGTACGTGAAGAGGACGACAGCACCCTACAAGTACCCAAGGGAGATCGAGTTTGTCAGCGATCTGCCCAAGACAATATCCGGCAAGATCAAACGAAACGAGCTCCGGGCAAAAGAGCTGAAAAAATACCACGACCGGCAATAATCTTCTTTCTCTCTTCTTTTTGGTTCACATCTGCTCCCAGTACCCTTGCGCGAACAGATCGGGGAAATTGATTTTTACCTAGATACGATTGATTTTGGTGCGCATAATAATCGAAACACCTAATAATCGCACCACCAAATGGATCTGTATGGTGCGATATTCCATCACAATGGACGACAACCTCACGCAGTCCATTGATAAATCCTGTGAAAAGAGGAAAGTATCCCGCTCGGACTGGATCGGCGAGGCCTGTGCCACGCAGCTGAACCAGTGTGCGGGAAGCCCGACCATCGGGTCAACAACCCTCCCTTCAGCCGGCCCGGTGATTGGTCCCGATCACCACAATATTCCCGATTACGAGGAGATGTACAAGGAGTTCAGGATCGATGTTCCCGAGTACTTCAACTTCGGTTTTGACATCATCGATGCCTGGGCAAACAAGGACCGGAACAAGCTTGCTATGATCTGGGTGAACCAGGAAGGCGTTGAGAAGAAATTTACATTCTGGGACCTGATGCGCCTCTCCAACCAGATCGTCAACATGATGATCAAATACGGGGTCAACAAGGGCGACCGCGTCCTGATCATGCTCCCCCGCGTTCCCGAATGGTGGACGTTTACGCTCGGTCTCATCAAGCGTGGTGCAGTGTACTGCCCTGCCCCCACCATGCTCACGCCCAAGGATCTCAAGTACCGGATCAATCTTGCCGATATCAAGATGGTTATAACCATGCAGGAGCATGCCGACAAGATCGACGAGATCGCAAAGGAATGCCCGTCGCTCACCTGCCGGATGCTCATAGATGGCAAGCGGCCCGGCTGGATCAGTTACCCGGTTGAACTCGATTACCCGGCACCGGTCTCGGCAAAACTGGTCAACCTGCCCGGCATGAAAAAGACCAAGAGCACCGATCCGCTCGTGATCTTCTTCACCTCCGGTACAACGGGGGAACCAAAGATGGTGGTGCACGAGCAGAGCTACCCGCTCGGGCACATCGTCACTGCCCGGTTCTGGCATGACCTGCGCATGAACGATCTTCATTTCACCCTCTCGGATACCGGATGGGCAAAGAGCGCGTGGGGCAAGCTCTACGGCCAGTGGATCGAAGGATCCGCAATATTCGTGTACGATATCCGGAGCAAGTTCAATGCAACCGAGATCCTCCCGCTTATCGAGAAGTACGGGATCACCACGTTCTGCTGTCCACCCACGATCTACCGTATGCTCATCCTTGCCGACCTGGACAAGTTTGATTTCACCGAGCTGCGCCACTGCGTGAGCGCCGGCGAACCACTCAACCCAGAAGTGATCAAGGCATGGAAGGATGCGACCGGCCTCACCATCTACGAGGGGTATGGCCAGACCGAGACGGTTCTCTGCGTGGGGACGTTCCCCGGCATGCAGCCGAAGTTCGGGTCCATGGGAAGGCCATCGCCCGGCTGGCATATCGAACTCCACGACGATCACGGGAAGCCGGTCGGACTCCACGAAGAAGGCCGGATTGCCATCCACATGAAACCGCGGCCGGTCGGGATGTTCCGGGAGTACCTCAACAACGAGGAAGAGAACAGGAAATCATTTGTCGGCGACTGGTACTATACCGGGGACAAGGCCTACAAGGATGAGGACGGCTATCTCTGGTTCATCGGCCGTGACGATGATGTGATCAAGGCATCCGGTTACCGGATCGGCCCGTTCGAGGTCGAGAGTGCCCTGGCCGAACACCCTGCGGTGCTGGAAGCTGCGGTCGTTGGTTCACCGGACGATATCCGGGGCCTGATCGTCAAGGCATTCATTATCCTGAAGCCGGACATCAAGCCATCGGAGACTCTCGTGCGCGAGATCCAGAGCCATGTAAAGAACGTGACAGCGCCCTACAAGTATCCACGGGCCATCGAGTTTGTCGAAACCCTGCCAAAGACGATCTCGGGCAAGATCCGGAGAAACGAGCTCCGCGAGCGCGAGATGAAAAAATACCAGAACGAGAGTAACAACAGTAAGAGGACGTGATCCTCCCCCCATTTTACCCTACCTTTATTAAACCGGGCGCATAATCTATACAGGCGCGAGGGTAGCCAAGCCAGGTCAACGGCGCCAGGTTCAGGGCCTGGTCTCGCAGGAGTTCTTGGGTTCGAATCCCATCCCTCGCATTCTTTTCTGGCGGATTGTTTCATACGTGATAGTCCGTCAATGGCGATATCGCGATTTTCAAAAATGAAGCCCAAATCCTTATACTCCGGAGATTGAAAAACAGAACTGATGTCCTTACCAAAGTATGCAATCCTGCTAACGGTTTTTCTGATTCTTTGTATATTTTGTTTGACGGGTGGATGCATATCATCAAAAAATACAGACACATCCAATCCGGTCACAATCCCCACCACCACACCAACCCCCGGGGCATTGCCGGGTAGCCCAACCCCCGCACCAGTCATTTCCATAATAACCACAGCACCGGTTATCGTAAATCATACGTCCACCCCGACCCCGGAAATACCTCCGACGATTGCCACGCCTGTTCCCCAGGTAACAAAAATAGCCGCGGCAAACGACCCCCTGGTGGATCTCAACTTCACCAAAGTGCCCTATGGCATATCCGATTGTGTCATGAAGCAGGTGTTTCCCGAAATAGCCAATGACCCGGATTACGGCACGACAAACGGTCATGCAAAATTGATCGGGATATCTGACACGAAATGGAATGCATTGTATAACGATTATCTGACCGGAAAAAGCCCGGGGCAATCGGCAACAATTTTTTCCTCCACCTGCGAAGGGGTTCCCCTTTCTGACAGCACCACCTGGGATTTTGCCGTAATCTCTGCGCGATTAACACCGAGAAATGCAAAACCCTCTCTTTATTCCATTATCATCTCGCTCAACTCGAACCGTAAGGACATCGCACAGATTTCAACGAATGTGACACTGACGCTGGACCAGCCGGTCACCATTTCAACGTGGGTTCCCATCAAAAGAACGGAAATAAATGCTCTCGGGAAACCGACAATTAGTTTCAACCGGCTGACAAATGACTAGACTTGGTACCATAAAAACACGCGGACGGGAAGACAAATAATGGATCCCCCTATGTTCCGGTATGGAACCACCGAGATAAATCACTTGAAAAAGCGGGACAGGAAACTCGGGCTTGCCATTGACCGGATTGGTATGATCGAACGTGAAGTTACTCGGGACCCGTTCACTGCGCTGGTATCCAGTATCGTTGGCCAGCAGATCTCGGCAAAAGCGGCAGCAACCGTCTGGAACCGGATGCTGGAGCGGTTCGGAACGATCAGTCCTGCGACCATTGCATCTGCATCCCCCGAAGAGATCCAGCAATGCGGCATGTCCTCCCGGAAAGCCGGATACATTCACGGCATAGGTACAGCAGTGGTGCAGGGAGACCTGGATTTTTCCCGGTTCCCTGAATTATCCGATAATGAGATCATCGGCAGGCTGATTTCTCTGCATGGCGTTGGAAGATGGACTGCGGAAATGCTCCTGATCTTCTCGTTAGAGCGCCCGGATGTGGTAAGCTGGAGCGATCTGGCTATCCAGAGGGGCATGATCAACCTTTACGGGCACAAAACCCTGACGCGTGAGCAGTTCGAGCGGTACCGGAAGCGCTATTCCCCGTACGGCTCGGTGGCCTCTCTCTATCTCTGGGCAGTTTCGCACGAGTGATTGCGGGAAATATGTCGGGTGGTGCCAATGTAAGTCCACCGGCAGATACCGGATACAGGTATCCGGCCTGCATCCTGATCACCGGCCCGATGATGACCGCACACTGCGATACCTTATCGTTGTACTGCAGATCGTTATACGGCCGGATCCCGGTGAACGAAGATTTCAGACCTTCTTCGAAACATCCCCTTTCATGATATACTTCACCGTGAGGAAGATAACAAGGGCAATGATAACGAAATCGATGATGGCGCTGAGGTAGTCCCCGACCATGAACTTCAGCGGCCCGATCGCCAGTACAGCGGCCTGCCAGTTACCGCTCGGCGTGACAATCGCGATAACTGGCATAATAAGATCGGTAACGGTCGAGTTGATCAGTTTTGTAGCTGCCGTTCCTATCACGAATGCAACCGCAAGCCCGATGACCTGGTATTTCTGGAGGAATTCCATGAACTCCTGGTTGAATCCTTTGGCCCCTTTGCCAATTGCCAGAACTCCGCCACCGATCATTTTTTCAGCTTCCTGGATATTCTTTTCAGCCATGGTAAATCACCTGTGAGGCACGGGTGAGACACCGGTGTCCTCCACCCGTGTGGATTGCCGGCAGATCCTATCAGTGTTTGTACGAAGCCGGGGAAAGTACCCGGAACACTGCAAAGCGCATTTTGCGAAAAAAGGATGAATACCGGTTCAGACCAGCGGGTCAGGCTGTTTGTCACCCAGCGCCGGCAGTTTTGTCGGTTTGACAAGGACCGGCTCATCAGAACTGCGGATCTTCTCAATGATGAGCTCTTTGCCGGTCTTCGTAATAGCGAAAATCGGGATAGCGATACCGGCCTGCAACAGGGCGTTTCTCCCGGCTATCTCGCGGATGGTTTTCGAAGCACAGCTGGTGACCAGGTCGGATGCGGCAACAAGTATCTCGGCCTCTTCAGCAGTGAGCCCGGTAACATGGACACCGAAGATCACCGTTGCCGGGTGGATCCTGCGGATAGTCGCAGCATCCCCGGGGAGAGCAACCGTTACGGCGATCTTCCGGAATCCTTTTTCAACGGCAAGGGCCACACCGGCAAGCTGGTCGAGCGTTGCATTCTCCCGGTCCAGGACAAAACCGCCATTTGCTTCAATCCGGTCCATCACAGCCGGATAGGGAGAGGTGAAAACAAGGCCGGACATCCGGCCGCCAATTCCCTGTACAAGAGCCGGCGTAGTGACAACGACCGTTCCCGCACCATCGCAGGCAAGAACCACCGCATCGATGAGGCCGGCATGGAGACCAAAACTGAGGATCTCCGATGCACCGAATCCCACGAACTCACGGTTGTCCAGTACTTCCCGGTCTGGGGTGCACATACCGAATGCCTTGATCCGGTGCTCGATGTTAGCTTTCACCGACTCTTTTTTGATATCCGGTATCGGGTACGCGAACCGTTTTGCAAGCGGGCAGTCACGGATCTGCGATTCGCCAACTTCAACAACTACCCCGTCGCGGATGATGATCCTGCATCTTCCGATAGCTTCGATAATGTGCTCGTCTTTTCCCGGATGACTTGCCATAAACCCATTCCTCACTGCCGGAATTATAGCGCGTGAAGGAGTATGTGTTTATTGGTCGGGGGCAATGCAACGTTCATATTGCCCACCCTCGCGACCAGTTTAATTCCAGCCGGTAATATCAGATGAGCCGGAGCCGCTGCCCGTTCATCATAGGGTGAACGGTACTGTTCGTTGTATATCCCAGTTCACCGGCAAAGTCTGCATACAAAGCCGTCATTTTCAGATCGGCGTGGGCGGGGATGATGTGCTGTGGCTGCAACAGGTTGATGAACTCATAGTGGTCTTCCCGGTATGCGTGGCCACTGACATGCAGGTCCTCAAAAATCCTGGCGCCGGCCTTCCGGAGGTGCTGTTCGATAACGAACCGCTGGCCGAAATTCATCGGGTTGGGTATGACATTTGCAGAGAAGAGGATCTTGTCCCCTTTGTTAATCTGGTAGGGAGCATCCCCCATGGCTATCCGGGTGAGGATAGATCCGGGCTCCCCCTGGTGGCCGGTGATGATGGGCAGGAACTTCTCTTTTCCTTCCTTGATCATACGGCGCATCACCCGTTCAACCGTCCTCCGGTCCCCAAAGACGCTGGAGGTTGAAGGGAAGGAGACGAATTTCATCTGTTCTGCGGTAACGGAATATTTCTCCATAGAGCGTCCGAGAAACACCGGTTTCCTGCCGATTTCATGGGCACATTCTGCTATGGTTTTCACCCTTGATATATGCGAAGAGAACGTTGTTGCCACAATGGCATTCTTGTCGTCTTCAAGCGCGGTGATGACCCCCCGTACGAGATCCCGGGCAATCCGCTCGCTCGGGCAATGACCCGGCCGGTGGATATAGGTACTCTCCACGATCAGGGCAAGGACACCTTCCTTGCCAAGCTGCCGGAACCGGGCAAAATCCGGGGGGGCCCCGATAACCGGAGTCCGGTCAAATTTGAAGTCGCAGGCATAGACGATTGCACCCTGCGGCGTGTGAAGTACCGGCGTTACCGTATCGATAATTGAGTGCTGTGTATGGACAAACTCAAGAACAAGGTTCTGGGAAAGAGTGTACCGTTCCCCGGCTTTGAGGGCAAAGAGCCGGTTACCCACCCCGAATTTCTTTTCCCCGGAGATCTGCTGCCGGATCAATTCCGTTGCATACGGTGTAGCGATAATCGGCGCATTGTACCGGTGCGCGAGTTTCGGGATTGCCCCGATATGGTCGAGATGCCCGTGCGAGCAGACTATGGCTTTGACGGTTCCCTCAACGGATTTCAATACGGTATCGTCCGGTATTGCCTTGATCTTGATCAGATCAAGGGAATGCATATTTTCGACTTCCGCATCCTCGTGGATCATCAGCTGATCCAGGCGAAGTCCCATGTCGAAGATGACAATTTCCTTTCCGCAGCGGACCGCGGTCATGTTGCGCCCTACTTCATCGTATCCGCCAACGGCGATAATTTCTATTTCCATCTGGGTATCTCCTTGATGATGTGATCTGTATATTTTTCCAGGAATTTCCTGAGTTATAACGCAATTATATGATACATGCCGGATTGGTTCTCCGATCCCTTATCCGGGCCTGACCATGAAAAATACCGGGCTTCCCGTTCCCCTGCGCTGAACGCAATGGTTCTGGTATTTTCTCAAAGGGTCTTCACCACGCGAACGTGGATCATCGGCACTCTGTCAGGATTACATTTCATTTCCCGACGCTGATATTCGTGAGTTATGCTATTTTCCGGATTAAATCCGCCTTGTGAAGGGGACGTGGGTACAGGGATACGATGTTGCTATGACCGGGTATATCCGGGCAGTTACACATTTCCGGTAGGTTGAATACTATTCTCCGGGAAGCCATATAATACCGTTTGGTGCTGACAAGGGTTTCTCCTGAAATTCCCGTTCTTCATATTCATTTAAAAATCTGAAGAAATCATGGATAGGCCTTTCAGGAACACGGATCACAAAATTATGGAAAATTTCAATAATCCTGCAAAACCCACCGCGTTATCATCGGGCGATAAAATAAAAACTTCCGTCTCAGGTGAAACTCCAAACACATATGTCGGACTATGACGATAGTTCTGTATGGACAAAGGATCGCGGCTCTGGGAGATCGACTGCGCCCGCGGCATCGCGATCCTCATGATGGTAATTTTCCATACGGTCTTCGATATCAGTTTTTTCCGGATCGCTGAGGTTGATGTCTCGGGCGGATTCTGGCGTTATTTTGCCTACGCTACGGCATCGCTCTTCCTGCTGATTGTCGGTGTATCGCTTGTTGTTTCCCATGCCCGGGCAGCACGGAGCCTTGCCGGGTTCCCGCTCGCAAAAAAATTCGTGCTTCGCGGGGCAGGTATCTTCGCGCTTGGCCTTCTTGTTACACTCGCCACGTACCTGTACCTGCACGAGGGGTTCATAATATTCGGTATCCTGCACCTGATCGGGGTTGCGGTGATGCTCTCGCCGCTCTTTTTCCGGTTCGGGAAAAAAAACATTCTCATCGGGCTTGTGATCGTTCTTGCCGGTTTTTGTCTTACCGGAATTCACGGCCCGGCATACCTGATCCCGCTCGGGATCTTCCCGACCGCGTTTACGAGCGTTGACTATACCCCGCTCTTCCCGTGGCTGGGGGTAGTGCTCATCGGTATGGGCATCGGAGAGTTCCTGTACCATAATGGTATCCGGCAGTTCAGTATCCGGAACCTGCCGGATCCGGTTGTTGTGCCACTATCGTTCCTTGGCCGGCACTCGCTGGTTATCTACCTCGTGCACCAGCCGGTCATTATTCTCCTGCTGGGGATATTAACCGGTACACCGGTATTCTGATAATTACGGAGATGACCTCTTATCAGGGAGCAGATCCCCCAGGCATGAAAGGGTATCTATTTGGAGCCCGTTGCGGGCTCCGTTTGCCTGAATCCTGATCCGGTATCCGGTTTTTTGGAACATGGGTGTCCACGCCACGGAAAAATACCGTTTTAATTAATTATTTCTCCGAAACAGCCCGTTTAATCGAAAATTGATCCTGCAAATTAGCGGGCTTTGGCCAGGTTCGGTTTTTGCCACGTATTTCCATCACAGGAATGATAAAAATGCTGCAGGAAGGCCGCTATCGCCCGAACATACGATCACTTCGGAAAACGAGAGGTTCCATGTGGATATTTCGTACTAATTATTACGGATCCAGAAAAACCAGGTAAAGCCAATGCATACTACCGCACTACTACCGAGGAACCACCACGTCTTCCATACCGGGCGGGCTTCGCAAAAACCATAGGGACCTGCCAACTCATCAACGTGTCTTCCCATGAACCATTCCCATACAGCATAGGTCATGGTACTCTCACCCATACCGCAGGCAAACCAGTGAAAAAAACCGGCTTGAGTATTCTCTTATGAGGATTGGTTACCAAACCGGTGGCGGGAATCATCAGAGCAGCCCCTTTGCCTGATCAATGAGTTCAATCGTGTAGTGGTGGGGGTAATCACTCTTTTTGAAAGGAGCGGTTCCCAGGATGTAAAAACCGAACCGGGTTTCCCGTATGCGGTTGCTGTAGAGGAAATTCAGCATGGCGCTGATCGACTGGGAGGATGTTCCGGACAGGTGATGGAATTGTGCAATCTCCCGGGCGGTCACGTATGCCCGGGTGAGATGGTTCCGGAGCAGGTAATTACAGATAAGATGGGCACAATCATATCGCCTGCCCGAATCAATCCTCCGGTGTCCCATTTCTGCTCCCGTTTTCCTTTCTTATACCCGATTGCTCCTTCTGCTGATAGTGTTATGTATTGTTCTCAAATTTTAAATTGAATGAAAAAAATGGCTGAAATGCCATAATGTCCCAGTGCTGATCCAAGAGGAATTGTCCAGAGATTCAAAGCGAGGCCTTCT encodes:
- a CDS encoding AMP-binding protein is translated as MVRYSITMDDNLTQSIDKSCEKRKVSRSDWIGEACATQLNQCAGSPTIGSTTLPSAGPVIGPDHHNIPDYEEMYKEFRIDVPEYFNFGFDIIDAWANKDRNKLAMIWVNQEGVEKKFTFWDLMRLSNQIVNMMIKYGVNKGDRVLIMLPRVPEWWTFTLGLIKRGAVYCPAPTMLTPKDLKYRINLADIKMVITMQEHADKIDEIAKECPSLTCRMLIDGKRPGWISYPVELDYPAPVSAKLVNLPGMKKTKSTDPLVIFFTSGTTGEPKMVVHEQSYPLGHIVTARFWHDLRMNDLHFTLSDTGWAKSAWGKLYGQWIEGSAIFVYDIRSKFNATEILPLIEKYGITTFCCPPTIYRMLILADLDKFDFTELRHCVSAGEPLNPEVIKAWKDATGLTIYEGYGQTETVLCVGTFPGMQPKFGSMGRPSPGWHIELHDDHGKPVGLHEEGRIAIHMKPRPVGMFREYLNNEEENRKSFVGDWYYTGDKAYKDEDGYLWFIGRDDDVIKASGYRIGPFEVESALAEHPAVLEAAVVGSPDDIRGLIVKAFIILKPDIKPSETLVREIQSHVKNVTAPYKYPRAIEFVETLPKTISGKIRRNELREREMKKYQNESNNSKRT
- a CDS encoding DNA-3-methyladenine glycosylase — its product is MKKRDRKLGLAIDRIGMIEREVTRDPFTALVSSIVGQQISAKAAATVWNRMLERFGTISPATIASASPEEIQQCGMSSRKAGYIHGIGTAVVQGDLDFSRFPELSDNEIIGRLISLHGVGRWTAEMLLIFSLERPDVVSWSDLAIQRGMINLYGHKTLTREQFERYRKRYSPYGSVASLYLWAVSHE
- a CDS encoding MscL family protein, with the translated sequence MAEKNIQEAEKMIGGGVLAIGKGAKGFNQEFMEFLQKYQVIGLAVAFVIGTAATKLINSTVTDLIMPVIAIVTPSGNWQAAVLAIGPLKFMVGDYLSAIIDFVIIALVIFLTVKYIMKGDVSKKV
- a CDS encoding methanogenesis marker 8 protein — its product is MASHPGKDEHIIEAIGRCRIIIRDGVVVEVGESQIRDCPLAKRFAYPIPDIKKESVKANIEHRIKAFGMCTPDREVLDNREFVGFGASEILSFGLHAGLIDAVVLACDGAGTVVVTTPALVQGIGGRMSGLVFTSPYPAVMDRIEANGGFVLDRENATLDQLAGVALAVEKGFRKIAVTVALPGDAATIRRIHPATVIFGVHVTGLTAEEAEILVAASDLVTSCASKTIREIAGRNALLQAGIAIPIFAITKTGKELIIEKIRSSDEPVLVKPTKLPALGDKQPDPLV
- a CDS encoding RNase J family beta-CASP ribonuclease, whose amino-acid sequence is MEIEIIAVGGYDEVGRNMTAVRCGKEIVIFDMGLRLDQLMIHEDAEVENMHSLDLIKIKAIPDDTVLKSVEGTVKAIVCSHGHLDHIGAIPKLAHRYNAPIIATPYATELIRQQISGEKKFGVGNRLFALKAGERYTLSQNLVLEFVHTQHSIIDTVTPVLHTPQGAIVYACDFKFDRTPVIGAPPDFARFRQLGKEGVLALIVESTYIHRPGHCPSERIARDLVRGVITALEDDKNAIVATTFSSHISRVKTIAECAHEIGRKPVFLGRSMEKYSVTAEQMKFVSFPSTSSVFGDRRTVERVMRRMIKEGKEKFLPIITGHQGEPGSILTRIAMGDAPYQINKGDKILFSANVIPNPMNFGQRFVIEQHLRKAGARIFEDLHVSGHAYREDHYEFINLLQPQHIIPAHADLKMTALYADFAGELGYTTNSTVHPMMNGQRLRLI
- a CDS encoding heparan-alpha-glucosaminide N-acetyltransferase, translated to MDKGSRLWEIDCARGIAILMMVIFHTVFDISFFRIAEVDVSGGFWRYFAYATASLFLLIVGVSLVVSHARAARSLAGFPLAKKFVLRGAGIFALGLLVTLATYLYLHEGFIIFGILHLIGVAVMLSPLFFRFGKKNILIGLVIVLAGFCLTGIHGPAYLIPLGIFPTAFTSVDYTPLFPWLGVVLIGMGIGEFLYHNGIRQFSIRNLPDPVVVPLSFLGRHSLVIYLVHQPVIILLLGILTGTPVF